One Cupriavidus taiwanensis DNA window includes the following coding sequences:
- a CDS encoding CreA family protein — MKHNHSLVRTLLAAASLAAAAGASAEEIGSVSTNFRMTGSDKVVIEAYDDPQVDGVTCYVSRARTGGIKGQLGMAEDPPEASIACRQVGPIGFKGPIRQQDNVFSERMSILFKALHVVRAVDRKRNTLVYLTYSDRIVSGSPQNSVTAVPVPAGTVIPVK, encoded by the coding sequence ATGAAGCACAACCATTCACTCGTTCGCACCCTGCTGGCCGCCGCCTCGCTGGCCGCCGCAGCGGGCGCCAGTGCCGAGGAAATCGGCAGCGTCAGCACCAATTTCCGCATGACCGGCTCCGACAAGGTCGTGATCGAAGCCTATGACGACCCGCAGGTGGACGGGGTTACCTGCTACGTGTCGCGCGCCCGCACCGGCGGCATCAAGGGCCAGCTCGGCATGGCGGAAGACCCGCCCGAGGCGTCGATCGCGTGCCGGCAGGTGGGCCCGATCGGTTTCAAGGGGCCGATCCGGCAGCAGGACAATGTCTTCTCCGAACGCATGTCGATCCTGTTCAAGGCGCTGCACGTGGTGCGCGCGGTCGACCGCAAGCGCAATACGCTGGTCTACCTGACGTATTCGGATCGCATTGTCAGCGGCAGCCCGCAGAACAGCGTGACTGCCGTGCCGGTGCCGGCCGGCACGGTCATCCCCGTGAAGTAG
- a CDS encoding Crp/Fnr family transcriptional regulator, producing the protein MSSPMLPCSDPLAAVRAGAWFSQLPPALRQALLDDGSLRRLVAGEALFARGDRFDGLYCVATGTMQIHASAASGKAAVLGLLEPGTWFGEICLFDGLPRTHDARAVSAATLWHVPRAALAQRLAQQPAWWQAFGQLLAAKTREAFHYVEEAQLLPPAARVARRLAAMAHGYGNLPHAQGTRRVRIAQEQLAQMLGLSRQTVNHALRELEAHGLLRLEYGGIELLDLPALEALN; encoded by the coding sequence ATGTCCAGCCCGATGCTGCCATGCAGCGACCCACTCGCCGCGGTGCGCGCCGGCGCATGGTTCAGCCAGTTGCCGCCAGCGCTGCGCCAGGCGCTGCTGGATGACGGCAGCCTCCGCCGGCTGGTCGCCGGCGAGGCCCTGTTTGCGCGCGGCGACCGCTTCGACGGGCTGTATTGTGTCGCCACCGGCACCATGCAGATCCACGCCAGTGCCGCATCGGGCAAGGCCGCGGTGCTGGGCCTGCTGGAGCCCGGCACCTGGTTCGGCGAGATCTGCCTGTTCGATGGGCTGCCGCGCACGCATGACGCACGCGCGGTCAGCGCCGCCACGCTGTGGCACGTGCCGCGCGCCGCGTTGGCGCAGCGCCTCGCGCAGCAGCCGGCGTGGTGGCAGGCGTTCGGGCAACTGCTGGCAGCCAAGACCCGCGAGGCCTTCCACTATGTCGAGGAAGCGCAGCTGCTGCCGCCGGCGGCCCGCGTCGCGCGGCGGCTGGCCGCGATGGCGCATGGCTATGGCAACCTGCCCCACGCGCAGGGCACGCGGCGTGTGCGCATTGCGCAAGAGCAGCTGGCGCAGATGCTCGGCCTGTCGCGCCAGACCGTCAATCACGCACTGCGCGAGCTGGAGGCGCACGGCCTGCTGCGCCTGGAATATGGCGGCATCGAACTGCTCGATCTGCCCGCGCTGGAAGCGCTCAACTGA
- a CDS encoding mechanosensitive ion channel family protein, producing MDASTFENLKALVVAYATEFGVKILAALAFWVVGRWLIHVVVRMVQNALGKQKVDPTLLRYVGSIVTVTLNVVLVIGILGFFGIQTTTFAALIAAAGVAIGMAWSGLMANFAAGAFLVVLRPFKVGDFVTIGGVTGTVREIGLFATTLDTPDNVQTVIGNNKIFSDTIQNFTANAFRRVELKAQLAGSTDVADAVALLKARIAEIPNVLAEPPVDVEILEFTLVGPVLAVRPYCHNDHYWQVYFDSNRIIRECFGQAGYAAPMPAHMVVVQQAAAQQAAAQQAA from the coding sequence ATGGACGCCTCTACCTTCGAAAACCTCAAAGCCCTGGTGGTCGCCTACGCCACCGAATTCGGCGTCAAGATCCTGGCGGCCCTCGCCTTCTGGGTGGTCGGCCGCTGGCTGATCCACGTTGTGGTGCGCATGGTGCAGAACGCGCTCGGCAAGCAGAAGGTCGATCCCACGCTGCTGCGCTATGTCGGTTCCATCGTCACGGTGACGCTGAACGTGGTGCTGGTGATCGGCATCCTCGGCTTCTTCGGCATCCAGACCACCACCTTTGCCGCGCTGATCGCCGCGGCCGGCGTGGCCATCGGCATGGCCTGGTCGGGGCTGATGGCAAACTTCGCCGCGGGCGCGTTCCTGGTGGTGCTGCGGCCGTTCAAGGTGGGCGACTTCGTCACCATTGGCGGCGTGACCGGGACGGTGCGCGAAATCGGCCTGTTCGCGACCACGCTGGACACGCCGGACAATGTGCAGACCGTGATCGGCAACAACAAGATCTTCAGCGACACCATCCAGAACTTCACCGCCAATGCGTTCCGGCGCGTCGAACTGAAAGCGCAGCTCGCCGGCAGCACCGACGTGGCCGACGCGGTCGCGCTGCTGAAGGCCCGCATCGCCGAGATCCCCAACGTGCTGGCCGAGCCGCCGGTCGACGTCGAAATCCTGGAGTTCACGCTGGTGGGCCCGGTGCTGGCGGTGCGGCCCTATTGCCACAACGACCATTACTGGCAAGTCTATTTCGACAGCAACCGCATCATCCGCGAGTGCTTCGGCCAGGCCGGCTACGCCGCGCCGATGCCGGCCCACATGGTGGTGGTGCAACAGGCCGCGGCGCAGCAAGCCGCCGCGCAGCAGGCCGCCTGA
- a CDS encoding Bcr/CflA family multidrug efflux MFS transporter, with product MPHSPSAASTPRFPAWLLICGSLMAIAPLSIDMYLPSFPTLAGDLGVDIGRVQLTLGTFLVGLALGQAFYGPFSDRFGRKPPLYVGLCLYVIAAVGCALARNVESLMLWRFLQALGGCAGMVMARAVIRDRLEAHESARAFSSLMLVMGVAPILAPIIGGAVLTVSGWRAIFWVLAVAGLLILLLVHLRMEESLDRGHAAPLRLGTVARSYAELLRDREFLGYSLSAGFGSAGMFAYISGSPFVLIELHGIAPSHYGLVFGANAAGLIMMSQLNARLVRGRSLDQVLGATLLAALAAGVVLAVAALAGMAVLPVLLAGFFVFIGALGCVSPNASALALAHQGHRAGTASALMGTLQFSLGTLGGAAVSVWRDGSALPLGVVMAACGAGAVLMRHYGRSGASARPVAR from the coding sequence ATGCCTCACTCTCCAAGCGCCGCCTCGACGCCGCGTTTTCCTGCCTGGCTGCTGATCTGCGGCTCGCTGATGGCGATCGCGCCGCTGTCGATCGACATGTACCTGCCGAGTTTCCCGACACTGGCGGGCGACCTGGGCGTCGACATCGGCCGGGTCCAGCTGACGCTGGGCACCTTCCTGGTCGGGTTGGCACTGGGACAGGCCTTCTACGGTCCGTTCAGCGACCGCTTCGGGCGCAAGCCGCCGCTCTATGTCGGGCTTTGCCTCTACGTGATCGCCGCGGTGGGCTGCGCGCTGGCGCGCAACGTGGAGTCTCTGATGCTGTGGCGCTTCCTGCAGGCACTGGGGGGCTGCGCCGGCATGGTGATGGCACGGGCGGTGATCCGCGACCGGCTCGAGGCGCATGAATCGGCGCGGGCGTTTTCGTCGCTGATGCTGGTGATGGGCGTTGCGCCGATCCTGGCGCCGATCATCGGCGGCGCGGTGCTGACCGTGTCGGGCTGGCGCGCGATCTTCTGGGTGCTGGCGGTGGCCGGCCTGCTGATCCTGCTGCTGGTCCACCTGCGCATGGAAGAGTCGCTGGACCGCGGCCATGCGGCGCCGCTGCGGCTCGGCACCGTGGCGCGCAGCTATGCGGAACTGCTGCGCGACCGGGAGTTCCTGGGATACTCGCTGTCGGCAGGCTTCGGCTCGGCGGGCATGTTCGCGTATATCTCGGGTTCACCGTTCGTGCTGATCGAACTGCACGGCATCGCGCCGTCGCACTATGGCCTGGTGTTCGGGGCCAATGCGGCGGGGCTGATCATGATGTCTCAGCTCAATGCGCGGCTGGTGCGCGGGCGTTCGCTCGACCAGGTGCTGGGCGCCACGCTGCTGGCGGCGCTTGCCGCGGGAGTGGTGCTGGCGGTGGCCGCGCTGGCGGGGATGGCGGTGCTGCCGGTGCTGCTGGCAGGCTTCTTCGTGTTTATCGGCGCGCTGGGCTGCGTCTCGCCGAATGCTTCGGCGCTGGCGCTCGCGCACCAGGGGCATCGTGCCGGTACGGCTTCGGCGTTGATGGGCACGCTGCAGTTTTCGCTCGGCACGCTCGGCGGCGCCGCGGTCAGCGTGTGGCGCGACGGCAGCGCGCTGCCGCTGGGCGTGGTGATGGCGGCGTGCGGCGCCGGCGCGGTGCTGATGCGCCATTACGGGCGCTCGGGCGCAAGCGCGCGCCCGGTCGCCCGTTAA
- a CDS encoding arylamine N-acetyltransferase family protein, whose amino-acid sequence MTTLNAAQLDAWLARLGIAAPPSPTLHALDAVLAAHLASIPFENVDPLLRRPVRIDLEAVFDKLVTRRRGGYCFELNTLLSAGLGALGYVVTPLAARVRWGVPDDVPTMTSHMLLRVEVAHRSYLADVGFGGPTPFRAMPLSEPADDDFPYRLAPSPAQADASAFHSYDLQARGDAGWIPIYRFDLTPQPSIDFEPRNWYVSTHPDSIFLRRLMAARTDADGTRVTLADGELAERAPDGSVRRTQLQQADAVVQALSDRFGILLDQDLRDGLMAALPALLAPATASAGR is encoded by the coding sequence ATGACTACCCTGAACGCCGCTCAACTGGATGCCTGGCTGGCGCGCCTGGGCATCGCCGCGCCGCCCTCGCCCACGCTGCACGCGCTGGATGCGGTGCTGGCCGCGCACCTGGCCAGCATTCCGTTCGAGAACGTCGACCCGCTGCTGCGCCGCCCGGTGCGCATCGACCTGGAAGCCGTGTTCGACAAGCTGGTGACCCGCCGGCGCGGCGGCTACTGCTTCGAACTCAATACCTTGCTCAGCGCCGGGCTGGGCGCGCTGGGCTACGTGGTGACGCCGCTGGCCGCGCGCGTGCGCTGGGGCGTGCCGGACGACGTGCCGACCATGACTTCGCACATGCTGCTGCGCGTGGAAGTGGCGCACCGCAGCTACCTGGCCGATGTCGGCTTCGGCGGCCCCACGCCGTTCCGCGCGATGCCGCTGTCGGAGCCGGCCGACGATGACTTTCCCTACCGGCTGGCGCCCTCCCCGGCGCAGGCCGACGCCAGCGCATTCCACAGCTACGACTTGCAGGCGCGCGGCGATGCGGGCTGGATCCCGATCTACCGTTTCGACCTGACGCCGCAGCCATCGATCGATTTCGAGCCGCGCAACTGGTATGTCTCGACCCACCCGGACAGCATCTTCCTGCGCCGCCTGATGGCCGCGCGCACCGATGCCGACGGCACGCGCGTGACGCTGGCCGACGGCGAACTGGCCGAACGCGCCCCGGACGGCAGCGTGCGCCGCACGCAACTGCAGCAGGCCGACGCCGTGGTGCAAGCGCTGTCGGACCGTTTTGGCATCCTGCTGGACCAGGATCTGCGCGACGGGCTGATGGCCGCACTGCCCGCCTTGCTGGCACCGGCGACGGCATCCGCCGGCCGCTGA
- a CDS encoding HU family DNA-binding protein: MNKGELVSAIAAEAELSNAAAERALNAALDSIKKAVAKGDSVTLVGFGSFSAGKRAARTGRNPRTGETIKIPAAKTVKFSAGQGFKDAVNKKK; encoded by the coding sequence ATGAATAAAGGTGAACTGGTATCGGCCATCGCCGCGGAAGCAGAATTGAGCAATGCCGCCGCCGAGCGCGCGCTCAACGCAGCGCTGGACAGTATCAAGAAGGCAGTGGCAAAGGGCGATTCTGTCACGCTGGTGGGTTTTGGCAGCTTCAGCGCCGGCAAGCGCGCTGCCCGCACCGGCCGCAATCCGCGCACCGGCGAAACCATCAAGATTCCGGCCGCCAAGACGGTCAAGTTCTCGGCAGGCCAGGGTTTCAAGGACGCCGTGAACAAGAAGAAGTAA
- a CDS encoding ammonium transporter: protein MDNWKTGTDALFILLGAIMVLAMHAGFAFLELGTVRKKNQVNALVKILVDFAVSTIAYFFIGYTIAYGVQFFSGAETLAQKNGYELVKFFFLATFAAAIPAIISGGIAERSRFNPQLVATFVLVGFVYPFFEGMVWNQRYGVQDWIARVAGAPFHDFAGSVVVHALGGWIALPAVLLLGARRGRYQKDGRISAHPPSNIPFLALGAWILAVGWFGFNVMSAQTVDKISGLVAINSLMAMAGGTLAAWLAGRNDPGFVYNGPLAGLVAVCAGSDLMHPLGALVTGAVAGALFVYMFTLAQNKWHIDDVLGVWPLHGLCGAWGGIAAGIFGAKALGGLGGVSLGAQLLGTLLGIVVALAGGTLVYGTLKRLVGIRLDAEGEFNGADLTLHRISATPERETNW from the coding sequence ATGGACAACTGGAAGACCGGCACCGACGCGCTGTTTATCCTGCTTGGCGCCATCATGGTGCTGGCCATGCACGCCGGCTTTGCGTTCCTGGAACTTGGCACGGTACGCAAGAAAAACCAGGTCAATGCGCTGGTAAAGATCCTGGTCGATTTCGCGGTGTCGACCATTGCCTATTTCTTTATCGGCTACACCATCGCCTATGGCGTGCAATTCTTTTCCGGCGCTGAAACGCTGGCCCAGAAAAACGGTTACGAACTGGTCAAGTTCTTTTTCCTGGCGACCTTTGCCGCCGCCATTCCGGCGATTATCTCCGGCGGCATCGCCGAACGCTCGCGTTTCAATCCGCAACTGGTTGCCACCTTCGTGCTGGTGGGTTTTGTCTACCCGTTTTTCGAAGGCATGGTGTGGAACCAGCGCTACGGCGTGCAGGACTGGATCGCGCGCGTCGCCGGCGCGCCCTTCCACGATTTTGCCGGCTCGGTGGTGGTGCATGCGCTGGGCGGCTGGATTGCGCTGCCCGCGGTGTTGCTGCTGGGCGCGCGCCGCGGCCGCTATCAGAAGGACGGCCGCATCAGCGCGCATCCGCCGTCGAACATCCCGTTCCTGGCGCTGGGCGCCTGGATTCTGGCGGTGGGCTGGTTCGGCTTCAACGTGATGAGCGCGCAGACCGTCGACAAGATCAGCGGCCTGGTGGCGATCAATTCGCTGATGGCGATGGCCGGCGGCACCCTGGCCGCCTGGCTGGCCGGGCGCAACGATCCGGGCTTCGTCTACAACGGGCCGCTGGCCGGCCTGGTGGCGGTATGCGCGGGCTCGGACCTGATGCATCCGCTGGGCGCGCTGGTCACCGGCGCGGTGGCGGGCGCGCTGTTCGTCTACATGTTCACGCTGGCGCAGAACAAGTGGCATATCGACGATGTGCTGGGCGTGTGGCCGCTGCACGGGCTGTGCGGCGCGTGGGGCGGCATCGCCGCGGGCATCTTCGGCGCGAAGGCGCTGGGGGGACTCGGCGGGGTATCGCTTGGCGCGCAATTGCTGGGCACCTTGCTTGGCATCGTGGTGGCGCTGGCCGGCGGCACGCTGGTCTATGGCACGCTGAAGCGGCTGGTGGGCATCCGCCTCGACGCCGAGGGCGAGTTCAACGGCGCCGACCTGACGCTGCACCGGATTTCCGCAACACCCGAGCGCGAAACCAACTGGTAA
- a CDS encoding class I adenylate-forming enzyme family protein, whose protein sequence is MSSNTQLAGTQLAGNWPAMSLAEAHARLTAPGAPFETETRVIRGIPTTVWKNAPPTLRELLLATRAFADRTFVVYEDERVSYDAFVRAAIAMAHALVRDGVRKGDRVALAMRNLPEWPVAFYGALLAGAIVTPLNAWWTGPELEYGLADSGSRIAIVDAERLDRILEHLPGCPALERIYVSRAGAAPADPRVTALESVIGPSASWAALPEQAPPAVELDPDDDATIFYTSGTTGKPKGALGTHRNSTSVAVAGGFSPLRNLLRRGEPIPAPDPAAPQKSMLLAVPFFHVTGCMAVLNGAIATGGKIVLLHRWDALRGMELIERERCTAAGGVPTIAWQILEHPERGRFDLSSLENINYGGAPASPELVRRIREVFPLAAPGIGWGMTETSSTFTSHSAEEYVMRPDSSGPALPIGEMKVVDGRGQALPPGETGELMARGANVVRGYWNKPEATAQTFVDGWLRTGDIARLDEEGYVYIVDRMKDMLIRGGENIYCIEVESALYEHPAVMDASVVGLPHRTLGEEPAAVVSLKPGMQASEAELQEFVRERLAAFKVPVRILIYQEMLPRNANGKIMKSNLRKLFDAAA, encoded by the coding sequence ATGTCGAGCAATACACAGTTGGCAGGCACGCAGTTGGCAGGCAATTGGCCCGCCATGTCGCTGGCCGAGGCCCACGCCCGCCTGACCGCGCCCGGCGCGCCGTTCGAAACCGAAACGCGCGTGATCCGCGGCATCCCCACCACCGTCTGGAAGAACGCACCGCCCACGCTGCGCGAGCTGCTGCTGGCCACGCGCGCGTTTGCCGATCGCACCTTCGTGGTCTACGAGGACGAGCGCGTCTCGTACGACGCCTTCGTGCGCGCCGCCATCGCCATGGCCCACGCGCTGGTGCGCGACGGCGTGCGCAAGGGCGACCGCGTGGCGCTGGCCATGCGCAACCTGCCCGAGTGGCCGGTGGCGTTCTACGGCGCGCTGCTGGCCGGCGCCATCGTGACCCCGCTCAATGCCTGGTGGACCGGCCCGGAGCTGGAATACGGCCTCGCCGATTCCGGCAGCCGCATCGCCATCGTCGATGCGGAGCGGCTCGACCGGATCCTCGAGCATTTGCCGGGGTGTCCCGCGCTGGAACGCATCTACGTATCGCGCGCAGGCGCTGCGCCGGCTGATCCCCGTGTGACGGCACTGGAAAGCGTGATCGGCCCCTCGGCGAGCTGGGCGGCGCTGCCGGAGCAGGCGCCGCCCGCGGTCGAGCTCGATCCCGACGACGACGCCACTATCTTCTACACCTCGGGCACGACCGGCAAGCCCAAGGGCGCGCTGGGCACGCACCGCAACTCCACCTCGGTGGCGGTGGCCGGCGGCTTCAGTCCGCTGCGCAACCTGCTGCGCCGCGGCGAGCCGATCCCGGCGCCGGATCCGGCCGCGCCGCAAAAATCGATGCTGCTGGCGGTGCCGTTCTTCCACGTCACCGGCTGCATGGCGGTACTCAACGGCGCCATCGCCACCGGCGGCAAGATCGTGCTACTGCACCGCTGGGACGCGCTGCGCGGCATGGAGCTGATCGAGCGCGAGCGCTGCACCGCGGCCGGCGGCGTGCCGACCATCGCGTGGCAGATCCTGGAGCACCCCGAGCGCGGCCGCTTCGACCTGTCGTCGCTGGAGAACATCAATTACGGCGGCGCGCCCGCCTCGCCGGAGCTGGTCCGGCGCATCCGCGAAGTGTTCCCGCTGGCCGCGCCCGGCATCGGCTGGGGCATGACCGAAACCTCGTCCACCTTCACCAGCCACAGCGCCGAAGAGTACGTAATGCGCCCGGACAGCAGCGGCCCGGCGCTGCCGATCGGCGAGATGAAGGTGGTGGACGGCCGCGGCCAGGCGCTGCCGCCCGGCGAAACCGGCGAGCTGATGGCGCGCGGCGCCAATGTCGTGCGCGGCTACTGGAACAAGCCCGAGGCCACCGCCCAGACCTTTGTCGATGGCTGGCTGCGCACCGGCGACATTGCCCGGCTCGATGAAGAGGGCTACGTCTATATCGTCGACCGCATGAAGGACATGCTGATCCGCGGCGGCGAGAACATCTACTGCATCGAGGTGGAAAGCGCGCTGTACGAGCACCCCGCGGTCATGGATGCGTCAGTGGTCGGGCTGCCGCACCGGACGCTGGGCGAGGAGCCCGCCGCCGTGGTCAGCCTGAAGCCGGGCATGCAGGCGAGCGAAGCCGAGCTGCAGGAGTTCGTGCGCGAGCGGCTGGCGGCGTTCAAGGTGCCGGTGCGTATCCTGATTTACCAGGAGATGCTGCCGCGCAATGCCAATGGCAAGATCATGAAATCGAACCTGCGCAAGCTGTTCGACGCGGCAGCATAG
- a CDS encoding acyl-CoA thioesterase has product MNDLSHQLSMTVLMTPDMANFSGNVHGGTILKYLDMVAYACASRYAGRYVVTLSVDQVVFRQPIHVGELVTFLASVNYTGRSSMEIGIKVVTENIRSKLVRHTNSCYFTMVAVDDNGTPAEVPPLEPRDEVERQRFAAAQQRRALRQEMEKRHGDIKSSVN; this is encoded by the coding sequence ATGAATGACCTGTCCCACCAGCTTTCCATGACCGTGCTGATGACGCCGGACATGGCCAACTTCTCTGGCAACGTCCACGGCGGCACCATCCTGAAGTACCTGGACATGGTGGCGTATGCGTGCGCCAGCCGCTATGCCGGCCGCTACGTGGTCACGCTGTCGGTAGACCAGGTGGTGTTCCGCCAGCCCATCCACGTGGGCGAGCTGGTGACCTTCCTGGCGTCGGTCAACTACACCGGCCGCAGCTCGATGGAGATCGGCATCAAGGTGGTGACCGAGAACATCCGCAGCAAGCTGGTGCGCCATACCAACAGCTGCTATTTCACCATGGTGGCGGTGGACGACAACGGCACGCCTGCCGAAGTGCCGCCGCTGGAGCCGCGCGACGAAGTCGAGCGCCAGCGCTTTGCCGCCGCGCAGCAGCGCCGCGCGCTGCGCCAGGAAATGGAAAAGCGCCACGGCGACATCAAGTCGTCGGTGAACTGA
- a CDS encoding SDR family oxidoreductase, translating to MSLFDLTGKVAIVTGSSRGIGRAIAEQMAVQGAKVVISSRKAEACQEVVDALNARHGAGTAIAVPANISSKDDLQHLVDETNRAFGKIDVLVCNAASNPYYGPMSGVSDDQFRKVLDNNVISNHWLIQMVAPQMIDRKDGSIIIVSSIGGLRGSPTIGVYNISKAADFQLARNLAVEFGPHNVRVNCIAPGLIKTDFARALWEDPERYKQSTQGAPLRRIGEPIEIAGAAVFLASAASTFMTGQAMVVDGGVTI from the coding sequence ATGTCATTGTTCGATCTGACGGGCAAGGTTGCCATCGTCACGGGCTCTTCACGCGGCATCGGCCGCGCCATCGCCGAGCAGATGGCCGTACAGGGCGCCAAGGTGGTGATTTCCTCGCGCAAGGCCGAGGCCTGCCAGGAAGTGGTGGATGCCCTCAACGCCCGCCATGGCGCCGGCACCGCGATTGCGGTCCCGGCCAACATCTCTTCGAAGGACGACCTGCAGCACCTGGTCGACGAGACCAACCGCGCCTTCGGCAAGATCGACGTGCTGGTCTGCAATGCCGCGTCCAACCCGTACTACGGGCCGATGAGCGGCGTGTCGGACGACCAGTTCCGCAAGGTGCTGGACAACAACGTCATCTCCAACCACTGGCTGATCCAGATGGTGGCCCCGCAGATGATCGACCGCAAGGACGGCTCGATCATCATCGTGTCGTCGATCGGCGGCCTGCGCGGCTCGCCCACCATCGGCGTCTACAACATTTCCAAGGCGGCCGATTTCCAGCTGGCGCGCAACCTGGCGGTCGAGTTCGGGCCGCACAATGTGCGCGTGAACTGCATCGCCCCGGGCCTGATCAAGACCGACTTCGCGCGCGCGCTGTGGGAAGATCCCGAGCGCTACAAGCAGTCCACCCAGGGCGCCCCGCTGCGCCGCATCGGCGAGCCCATCGAGATCGCCGGCGCGGCCGTGTTCCTGGCCTCGGCGGCCAGCACCTTCATGACCGGCCAGGCCATGGTGGTGGACGGCGGCGTGACCATCTGA
- a CDS encoding acid phosphatase, with translation MTDHAKPDPSLSNPVRALAAAALAALLAGCATGGTNLSAVPELRPGVPAGYLAADARPDSLKLLPAPPAQGSAALALDEDAARQAGTLRGSPRWQVAGEDAVLTFPQAASAFSCALGVPVSEKDTPYLNILLRRSLVDAGLSTYKAKDHYKRTRPFVANKTPMCTPAEAAKLEKDGSYPSGHSAIGWAWALILTEVEPARANEILARGRAFGQSRVVCNVHWQSDVNEGRMMAAATVARLQSDPTFRADLEQARREVAKARAAGARPARDCQAESAALAP, from the coding sequence GTGACGGACCACGCCAAGCCGGACCCATCCCTGTCCAACCCCGTCCGGGCCCTCGCCGCGGCAGCGCTCGCCGCGCTGCTGGCGGGCTGCGCCACCGGCGGCACCAACCTGTCGGCGGTGCCCGAGCTGCGTCCCGGCGTGCCTGCCGGTTATCTCGCCGCCGATGCGCGCCCCGACAGCCTGAAGCTGCTGCCCGCGCCGCCGGCGCAGGGTTCGGCAGCGCTGGCGCTCGATGAAGATGCCGCGCGCCAGGCCGGCACGCTGCGTGGTTCGCCGCGCTGGCAAGTGGCCGGCGAGGATGCCGTGCTGACCTTCCCGCAAGCCGCCAGCGCCTTCTCTTGCGCGCTCGGCGTGCCGGTCAGCGAGAAAGACACGCCCTATCTCAACATCCTGCTGCGCCGCAGCCTGGTCGACGCAGGCCTGTCCACGTACAAGGCCAAGGACCATTACAAGCGCACCCGCCCCTTCGTGGCCAACAAGACCCCGATGTGCACGCCGGCCGAAGCGGCCAAGCTGGAGAAAGATGGTTCCTATCCGTCCGGCCACAGTGCCATCGGCTGGGCCTGGGCGCTGATCCTGACCGAGGTCGAGCCGGCGCGCGCCAACGAGATCCTGGCGCGCGGCCGCGCCTTTGGGCAGAGCCGCGTGGTGTGCAACGTGCACTGGCAGAGCGATGTCAACGAGGGGCGCATGATGGCCGCGGCCACCGTGGCGCGGCTGCAATCCGATCCCACCTTCCGCGCCGACCTGGAACAGGCCCGCCGCGAAGTGGCGAAGGCACGCGCCGCCGGCGCACGCCCGGCGCGCGACTGCCAGGCGGAGAGCGCGGCGCTGGCGCCCTGA